The DNA segment CCTCGCCGAACAGGCCGACGTCACCCGAGGTCCGAGCGGTACGGTCTCCACGCCGAACGGCCGCCTGCTGGTGCCCGCCGAGTGGCTGCTGTCGGTCCGCACCGCGCCGCTCGCGTCGGGGGATCTCTCGCTCCTGCTCGGCGGCGGCGGCGGACTCTCCCCCGACACCGTCACGGTCCCACGCTTCCGCTTCGTGCTCGGGATCACGTACGCGCCCGAGGGCCGCGACTCGGACGGCGACGGCATCGTCGACAAGTACGACCGCTGCCCCCAGGAGCCCCAGCGCGGCGAGCCTCGCGACGGCTGCGACCACACGACCCCCTCCTCAGCGCCGCGGCCGGAGACCCAACCATGACGACCCGACTCCTCCGTGTCCCCGCGGGCGCATCTCTGCTCCCCTCGCTCCGCGCCGACCGCCCCGGGCCCGCCTGGGTTCACGCCGCAGGCCGACTCGCCGCCGCCGAGCTCCGGGCCGCAGACGGCAGCGCGCACACGCTCCTCGGCGAGCTCGTGCTCGTGTCGCTGGAGGGACGGCTCGACGGCCCCCTCTTCGCGCTGATCCAAGTCCTGGAGCCGCTGGGCGCGCGCCTCGCCGCGGGCGAGCTCGTCGAGGCGGTGACCGCCACGGCGCTCGACGCGTGCCTCGTGGGCGAGGGCGAGGCCCCCGCGGCCCCGCGGGCTGCCGACAGCGCCGCCTACGTGCGCGCGCCTCACCCCTCCGCGCCCTCTGTGCCTCCCACGCCCGCGCTTTCCACGCTTTCCACGCTCTCCACGCTCGCCACGCCAGCCGCGGCGCCCAGCGAGCCGTCCTTCGCGCGAGCGATCGAGGCGAGCGCCGACCGTCCCTCCTCGCCGTCTCCCTTTGTGGGCGGCCTCGGCGGCGCGGGCCTCGCGCAGCCGATCCCCACGCGCCCCGTGCGCCCGCAGGTCGCCGAGGAAGAGACCCCCACGCCCGATCCCGGTGACCGCGTGGAGCACTTCGCCTTCGGGAGCTGCGAGGTCGTGAAGAGCGACGGCGAGCGGCTCCACCTGCGCCTCGGCAAGAACGGCTCGATCAAGCGAGATCGCGCTGGAGATGTTGCGCGTGTCGGAGCTCCCCGCCGACGAGGGCCCAGGCCGACGCTTCAAGCTCGAACGCCGACTCTAAGGACCCTGAGTCGCCACACGGGGCTCTTCGGAGACGATCGCGTGCACTCTGCACGCGTGCGCCCCCACCTGCACCTCGCCCCCGGCGACCGCGAGGGCGCGCTTGAGCATGCCGAGGCCGGTCCACCCGGTCGGCGAAGCCACGGCGCTCGTCACCGCGCCCACCTCGGCGCCGTCGGCGCGGGCCACGGGGGCCCCGACCGGCGGCACCTCGCCCGCTCCCTCGAGGCGCACGAGCCGCTGCTTGGCGTGGCCGCGGTGCTCGAGCATATACAGCACCTCCTGGCCGAGGTAGCAGCCCTTCGAGAACGAGACGCCGAGCCCGTGCAGCGAGGTCTCCTGCGGGTAGTTCGAGGGGCCGTAGTCCACCCCGAGGCGCGGGAGCCCTAGGGAGACCCGCACCCCCTCTTCCACCTCCGCCGAGGCGAGCCCACCGTCGGCTTCGCGCAGCGCACCCGCGAGCGCCTCGCCGAACGTGTCCGCGTCCGCTTCGTCCGTCGGCCCCAAGAAGAGCCCACCTCCCTCCCCGCCGACGGACCACGCCCACCCGCCCAGCGACGTGAGCACCGCGGGCGCCCTCGGACCGTACACGCGAAAGATCGGCTGCTCGGAGACCGAGAGGCTCACGTCCTCCATGATGAGGTGGTGGTCGAGGACCTCGAGCACGCTGGCGCGAGAGGCGGCCGGCACGGAGAGCAGCGCGCGGTCGGCCTCGAAGACAACGTGCAGATCGCACACGATCTTGCCCTTCTTCTCGCAGAGGAAGGAGAAGGCCACCTGGCCGGCCCGGGCGCAGCTCACGTCGGCGGTGAGGAGGCCGTTCAGCCACCCGACGCGGTCGGGCCCTTCGGCCACGACGAGGGCGCGGTCGGGCGCCGGCGCCACGAGCGCGCTCGTGCGGGCGAGGGTGAGAGCGTCTTCCAAACGGACAGGTTTCACGCGTCGGGCTCCTTCGTAGGCGGCACTTTCGCCGCGTGAGCCGCGCGAGCCGCGCGAACGCGCGAGCTGCGCGAGCCGCGCGAATGAGCCTACGCACCCGGGGAAGAAAAGCGACCGTTCCTTGACGGATCGATCGCGCGGGGGAATGCTTCGCCGCGAATGGCTGGAATCGGCGTCGTCCTCAACCCCAAGAGTCGGCGAAACCTCAAGGACCCGCGCGCGGCGCGGCGCCTCGCGAGCGCGCTCGGCGATCACGGCGTCGTACGGGAGGCCCGCTCCCTCGACGACCTGTATAAAATTGCTGAAGATTTCAAGCGGCTCGACATCGACGTGCTGGGCATCAGCGGCGGCGACGGGACGAACCACGTCACGCTGACCGGCTTCATCGACGTGTACCGTGGCAGCGCGCTCCCGCAGATCGCGTTCCTCCGCGGCGGCACCATGAACACAGTGGCCAACTCGGTCGGCGTCGCGCGGGGAAGGCCCGAGGGGCTCCTGTCGCGCGTGCTCCGGGCGTACGCCGCGCGGGCCGTCCGCCCGCTCTCCAACGTCGAGCGCTACGTCGCCCGTGTCGGCAACCACTACGGGTTCTTGTTCGGCACCGGCGCCGTCCGGGGCTTCCTCGCGGAGTACTACGCCGGCGGCCCACCCGACCCGGTCATCGCGGCGCGCACGCTGCTCCGCGGAGTCGGCTCGGCGCTCATCGGCGGCGCGACGGTTCGCCGCATGGCCGCGCCGTTCCGCGGCGAGGTGCACTTCGACGACGGCACCTCCTGGGAAGAGCGCGACTACCTCAGCGTCGCGGGGGGCACGATCGACCAGATGGGCCTGAATTTTCGCCCATTTCACCGTTACGCGGAGCGCGACGGGTGCTTTCACCTGCTCGGCATCCACGCGTCGCCGGCGCGGTTCGTGGCGAACCTCCCCCGCGTGCTCCTCGGCCGGCCGATGTCCGCGAGCGCCACGTACGAGGCCGTGGTCCCCGGGGCCACGATCGTGGCGCGCGGCGGCGAGCGCGTCGAGTACATGATCGACGGAGATCTCCACGAGAGCACGGGGCGCGAGCTGCGCGTGACCACCGGCCCCAAGGTCCGCATCGTCACGCTCTGACCCGCGGGTCGAGCCCGGGAGAGGAAGGCCAGCGCGCCCTACCGCGCCCTACCGCGCCCTACCCGATCCTTGCGCGCGTGCTCGGGGCATGATTACCCTCCGGGTGCCGTGCGTTCTCCTTCCATGCACAGCCAGACTCCCGCTTCGTCGGCGACGGCACCCACGCGGCGACGCCGCGCGCGAGGCCTCCTCGTGGCCGCCGCCCTCGCGACGGCGCCCCTCGCCACCGCGGGCCGTGCCCACGCCGAGGAGCTCTCGCCGACCGAGCGCGCGCGGCTCGCGCGCGGCGAGACCGTCACGCGAGCGGTGACGATCGAGGGCGAAGATCGGCGCTACGTCGGGGGCCTCACCTACGCGGTGATCGACGCCTCCGTGTCGGAGCTCCAGGAGATCTTCGAAGACGTCGCCTCCTACCGGCACCTGCTCCCCCGCACCAAGCGCGCCACCCTGGTCGACCGCGTGGCACAAGACGACCTCGTCGAGCTGCGCCAAGGCACCGCGATGATCGAGGCGAGGTACACGCTCCGCGTGCGGCACGAGCCGTGGCGCCGCGAGGTGCACTTCTGGCTCGTGCCCAGCCGCCCGCACGACGTGCGCGACGCGTGGGGCTACTTTCACGTCGATCCTGTCCCTCCTAGCGAAGGTGCCACGGGGCCGCGCTCGCTCGTGACCTATGCCGTGCTGGTCGACCTCGGCCCCGGCCTCGTGCGCGACCTCTTCGAAGAGCGCCTGCGCACCGTGTTGCTCAGCACGCCCGACATCCTCCGCCGGTACATCGCCGCGCGGCACAGCCCCCCTCGCCAGGGCTAGGAACGTGCTCCAACGCATCCTCGCCATCGCGCTCAATAGCTATCGTGAGGCCGTGCGCGCGCGCGTGCTCTACGGGCTGTTCGGGCTCGCGCTGGCGACCACGCTCTACTCGGTGATCCTCGGGGCGATGTCGCTGCACCAAGAGAAGCGCGTCGTGTCCGACGTGAGCGCGGCGTCGATCTCGCTCTACGCCGTGCTCGTCGCCATCGTCTTGGGTTCGACCTCTCTTCATCGGGAGATCGAGCTGAAGACCTTGTTCCCGATCCTGACCCGGAGGCTCGTCCGGCACGAGTTCGTGCTCGGCAAGTTCGTGGGCACCTGGCTCACGCTCGGCGTGTTCGTCATGGTGGACGGCGGCACCGCGCTCGGGCTCTTGGCGCACCAGTCGGGCCGCAGCCTCGCGGCGGTCGCGGGGGCCGCGGCCGGGCTCCTCGCGCTGCTCGGCGTCGGCCTCTGGCGCCTCAAGGCCGCGCGGGCGTTCTTGCTCGCGCCATGGTCGGTCGTGTTCTTCGCCGTGATGGCGCTCCTCGCCGCGCCGGCCGCCGGAGAGCGCTCGCTGGTCCTCGCGTCGTGCGCGCGCTCACGATGCTCGAGGTCGCGATAGTGACGGCAATTACCCTATTTTTCTCCGCGTTTTCATCACCGTTCCTCACGGCGATCTTCACCGCGGGCATCTTCATCCTGGGGCGCTCCGCCGAGACCCTCGCGAACCTGCCCGTGCGGGTGGTCGGGCCGCTCGCCCGCAGCACGGGGAGCCTCATCGCGAGGGTGGTCCCGAACCTGAACCTGTACGTGCCCGAGCGCCCGGTGCTCCTCGGCCAGGTCGACGGCGTCCCGGTGGTGGGGTACGTCGCGCGGTGCGGCGTGAACGCCCTCTGTTACTCGGCCCTGCTGCTCGTGCTCGCGTCGCTCATCTTCCGCAAGCGGGACCTGCAATGACCGACGTTCACCGCGCGGCAGGGCCCCGCGCGGCGCTCTCTTCGCCGCCCGGCCCAGCCCGGCGACGCGCGTGGCTCGGTGGAGCCGCGGCCGGGGCTCTCACCCTCGCGGCGCTCGTCGCCGCCGCGAGCACCCACGAGGCCGACGAGGGCGCGCGCGCCATACGCGCCAGCGACGCGGCCCTCGCGGCGAAGAACCCCGAGCTCGCGGTGGCAGAGGCCTACCTCGCCGCGACGCACGTCGCGCCCTTCTCGCCGTGGGCCGACCGTGGCCACGCGCGCCTCCAGGCCATCGCCGACGACGCCGAGGCCCGCGGCGACGACGACCTCGCCGAGATCGCGTGGCACGCCATCCGCTCCGCCGAGGTCGCGACCTCTGGACCGCTCTCGGGGAACCCGGCGAGACGGCGCCGCGCAGAGCTCGCGCTGGGGCGAATCGACGCCCGGCGCATGCTCGTCCTCGCGGCCCGCACGCCCGGGCTCGCGCGACCGAACGAGGGCGCCCTCGCGAAAGCGCACGGCGAGGACGGCACGCCCAAGGCCGCGGCGCTCGCGTCCCTCGGCGCGGGCTCGCTGCTCGCCGCCGTCTGCGCGCTCGCGCTCGTGAGCGGCGGCACGCGAGGGGGCCGCCGCGCGCTGGCCGCCGCCTGCGGGCTCGTGGTCGGCCTCGCGGGCGTAGCCTTCGCGCTCGTGCGCTGACCGCGAACGCCTCCGGCCGCGCCGGGGAGGCAGAAACATTGGAAGTTCCCGGCTCTTGTGGCAGGAAAGCCCATGGCCACCGTTCCCATGGACACTGAGAAGGTCGCGGGCTGCCGAGCGCTGGCCGCGGGGGTCGCCGACGACGTGCAGCGTTACATCGACCGCCACACGAGCGTGGGCGTCGAGCGCACGATCCTGCGGTCGTACGGCGTCGACGGCGTCGACGATCGCGGCGCGCCGCTGGTCAACGTCGCCGTCGAACGCTACCAAAAGGCGGGCGTCCTCGGCCGCGGCATCAGCTTCTTCCTGGGGCGCGCGCTGCTCGCCGGCGCCGACGATCTTCAAGACGCCGCCGAACGCCTGGCCTTCGGGCGCGACCTCGACCGCGGCGAGGGTGGCCCCGGTCCGGACGAGGTGCGGCGCGCGCTCGCCCCGCACACCCAGGCGGCGATCCAGCGCATCGACACCGCGCGAGCGCTCCGCGAGGAGAAGAAGGCGCGCACTCCGCCGGGCCCCGCGCCCCTCAAGTACGTCATCGTCGCGACCGGCAACATCTACGACGACGCGGTGCAGGCGAAGGCCGCCGCGCAGGCGGGCGCCGACATCGTCGCGGTCATCCGCGCGACCGCGCAGTCGCTGCTCGACTACGTGCCCCACGGCGCGACCACCGAGGGCTACGGCGGCACGTTCGCGACCCAGGAGAATTTCAAGATCATTCGGCGCGCGACCGACGAGGCCGCCCTCGACTACGGCCGCTACATCCACCAGACCAACTACTCGTCCGGCCTGTGCATGAGCGAGATCGCGTGGATGGCGGCGGTCGAGCGGCTCGACATGCTCCTCAACGACGCGATGTACGGGATCCTGTTCCGCGACATCAACATGTGCAGAAACTTCGTCGATCAGTACGTCTCCCGCCGCTTCATCGCGCGGAGCGGGATCGTCATCAACACCGGCGAGGACAACTACCTCACCACCGCCGACGCGGTCGACAAGGCCCATACGGTGCTCGCGAGCCAGTTCATCAACGAGGCGTTCGCCCTCCGCGCCGGGGTCACGGAAGAGCACATGGGGCTCGGCCACGCGTACGAGATCGACCCTTGGCGCGAGGACAGCTTCCTTTACGAGATCGCGCAGGCCCAGCTCATTCGGCAGGTGTTCCCTCGGCACCCCATCAAGTGGATGCCGCCCACCAAACACAAGACCGGCGACGTCTTCCAGAGCCACGTCCACGACGCGCTCTTCAACCTGGTCGGCATCGCCACCGACCAGAGCATCGAGCTGCTTGGCATGTTCAGCGAGGCGATCCACAACCCGATGCTGATGGACCGCTATCTGTCGCTGAAGGCGACGCGCTACGTGTTCAACGCCTGCAAGCACCTCGGCGACGAGATCGAGTGGAAGCGCGACGGCATCGTCGCGAAGCGCGCGGCGCTCGTGCTCGACGAGGCGCACGACCTGCTCGTGTCCGTGAGCCAGGAGGGCCTCTGGGATGCGATGTCGCGCGGCGCCTTCGCCGACGTGAAGCGCACCCGAACAGGTGGCAAGGGCTACGCGGGTGTGTTCGAGCGCTCGCCCGGCTACCTGAACCCCGTGCTCGAGCTGCTCGAGGCCAACGACGCCACCCCGACGACTGGAGAGGCCTGACATGCACCCGCCCGAGACCCACGCGCCCCCCCTCCGCGCCTATGGCGACCGCGAGGGCGACGGCATGGTCCAGATGTCCTTCGTCCTCCCGCTGCCGCCCTCGGCCCGGGCGCGCGAGGCCGCGAAGCGCTTCGCGAGCGAGCACGGGCTCCGCGAGCCGCTCGTAGCCACGATGGAGGAGTGCGCCGCGGGATACACGTATTTCGTGGTGTACGGCCACTCCGTCCACTCCGTCGACGTCTCGGTCATCGACGTCCCCGAGGTGCGCACCGAGGCGCTCACGCGCGAGGAGATCGAGCACCGCATCAAGGCGCGGCTCGGCCGGAAGCTCGTGGTCGTGGGGGCGTGCACCGGCTCCGACGCCCACACCGTCGGCATCGACGCCATCCTCAACTACAAGGGCTACGCGGGCGACAAGGGCCTGGAGAGCTACAAAGGCTTCGAGTCCTTCAACCTCGGCGCCCAGGTCGAGAACGAGCAGCTGTCGGAGCGGGCGCGCGCCCTCCACGCAGACGCCGTGCTCGTGAGCCAGATCATCACGCAGCGCAACTGCCACAAGGAGAACGCGCTCGCGTTCGTCGACCTCGTCAAGAAGCAGGGCTACCGCGACAAGGTGCTGCTGCTCCTCGGCGGGCCGCGCATCGACCACAAGCTCGCCCTCGAGCTCGGGTACGACGCGGGCTTCGGCCCGGGCACCAAGCCGAGCGAGGTGGCCTCGTACCTCGTCGAGCAGCTCGCGACGCGCCACGAAGGCGAGCCCTGAGCGCTCAGGCGCAGACTTGTTCTAGTCCCCTGGAGTCGTGGTTC comes from the Myxococcales bacterium genome and includes:
- a CDS encoding cobalamin-dependent protein (Presence of a B(12) (cobalamin)-binding domain implies dependence on cobalamin itself, in one of its several forms, or in some unusual lineages, dependence on a cobalamin-like analog.), yielding MHPPETHAPPLRAYGDREGDGMVQMSFVLPLPPSARAREAAKRFASEHGLREPLVATMEECAAGYTYFVVYGHSVHSVDVSVIDVPEVRTEALTREEIEHRIKARLGRKLVVVGACTGSDAHTVGIDAILNYKGYAGDKGLESYKGFESFNLGAQVENEQLSERARALHADAVLVSQIITQRNCHKENALAFVDLVKKQGYRDKVLLLLGGPRIDHKLALELGYDAGFGPGTKPSEVASYLVEQLATRHEGEP
- a CDS encoding SRPBCC family protein, which encodes MRSPSMHSQTPASSATAPTRRRRARGLLVAAALATAPLATAGRAHAEELSPTERARLARGETVTRAVTIEGEDRRYVGGLTYAVIDASVSELQEIFEDVASYRHLLPRTKRATLVDRVAQDDLVELRQGTAMIEARYTLRVRHEPWRREVHFWLVPSRPHDVRDAWGYFHVDPVPPSEGATGPRSLVTYAVLVDLGPGLVRDLFEERLRTVLLSTPDILRRYIAARHSPPRQG
- a CDS encoding sphingosine kinase — its product is MAGIGVVLNPKSRRNLKDPRAARRLASALGDHGVVREARSLDDLYKIAEDFKRLDIDVLGISGGDGTNHVTLTGFIDVYRGSALPQIAFLRGGTMNTVANSVGVARGRPEGLLSRVLRAYAARAVRPLSNVERYVARVGNHYGFLFGTGAVRGFLAEYYAGGPPDPVIAARTLLRGVGSALIGGATVRRMAAPFRGEVHFDDGTSWEERDYLSVAGGTIDQMGLNFRPFHRYAERDGCFHLLGIHASPARFVANLPRVLLGRPMSASATYEAVVPGATIVARGGERVEYMIDGDLHESTGRELRVTTGPKVRIVTL
- a CDS encoding D-lysine 5,6-aminomutase subunit alpha translates to MATVPMDTEKVAGCRALAAGVADDVQRYIDRHTSVGVERTILRSYGVDGVDDRGAPLVNVAVERYQKAGVLGRGISFFLGRALLAGADDLQDAAERLAFGRDLDRGEGGPGPDEVRRALAPHTQAAIQRIDTARALREEKKARTPPGPAPLKYVIVATGNIYDDAVQAKAAAQAGADIVAVIRATAQSLLDYVPHGATTEGYGGTFATQENFKIIRRATDEAALDYGRYIHQTNYSSGLCMSEIAWMAAVERLDMLLNDAMYGILFRDINMCRNFVDQYVSRRFIARSGIVINTGEDNYLTTADAVDKAHTVLASQFINEAFALRAGVTEEHMGLGHAYEIDPWREDSFLYEIAQAQLIRQVFPRHPIKWMPPTKHKTGDVFQSHVHDALFNLVGIATDQSIELLGMFSEAIHNPMLMDRYLSLKATRYVFNACKHLGDEIEWKRDGIVAKRAALVLDEAHDLLVSVSQEGLWDAMSRGAFADVKRTRTGGKGYAGVFERSPGYLNPVLELLEANDATPTTGEA